Part of the Streptomyces sp. WMMC500 genome is shown below.
GTGTGTGGTTTGTTCGGGTTGTTGGGTTTGTGTGGGTGTGTGGTTGGAGGGTGTTGTGGAGATTCGGGTTTTGGGTCCGTTGTGTGGTGTGGTGAATGGGGGGTCGGTTGTTCCGTCGGCGGGTAAGCCGCGGCAGGTGTTTGCGTTGTTGGCTTTGTATCCGGGGCGGGTTTTGCCGGTGTCGATGTTGATGGAGGAGGTGTGGCGGGCTGAGTTGCCGCCGAGTGCGATGACGACGTTGCAGACTTATATTATGCAGTTGCGGCGTTGTTTGGGTGGTGCGTTGGGGGCTGGGGGGTCGGAGCGGGCGAAGGGTGTGTTGGCTACGCGGCATGGTGGTTATGTGTTGCAGGTGCCGCGGGAGTCGGTGGATGTGTTTGCGTATGAGCGGTTGGTGGGGGAGGGTCAGGAGGCTTTTGAGCGGGGGGAGGATGAGCGGGCGGCGCGGTGTTTTCGGCAGGCTTTGGGTTTGTGGCAGGGGCCGGCGTTGGTGGATGTTCGGTTGGGGCCGGTGATGGAGATTGAGGTGATGCGGTTGGAGGAGTCGCGTTTGGTGACGGTGGAGCGGCGGATTGATGCGGATTTGCGGCTTGGTCGTCATGGGGAGTTGATTGCGGAGTTGGCTGATTTGATTGCGCGGCATCCGCAGCATGAGGGTTTGCATGCGCAGGCGATGTTGTCGTTGTATCGGTCGGGTCGGCAGGCGTCGGCGTTGGATGTGTATCGGCGGTTGCGGGCGCGGTTGATTGAGGAGTTGGGTGTGGAGCCGTCGCCGCCGTTGCAGCGTTTGCATCAGGCGATGTTGGCGGTGGATCCGGAGTTGGATGTGGTGGCGGGTCCGCGGCGTGGTTCGACGTTCGACCGGTACGCGGCGTAGCCGGTGGCCCGGTGGCCCGGTGGCCCGGTGGCCCGGTGGCCCGGTGGCCCGGTGGCCCGGTGGCCCGGTGGCCCGGTGGCCCGGTGGCCCGGTGGCCCGGTGGCCCGGTGGCCCGGTGGCCCGGTGGCCCGGTGGCCCGGTGGCCCGGTGGGGCCCGGGTGGGCCGGGCGGCCCGGTGGTCCGGTGGAACTGGGGCTGGTGGCTCGTTGAGGGCTTGGTGGGACAGGGGCTGGCAGGCCGGGGTGGGTGGCGCGGTGCCTCGTTGGCCGGTGGCCCGGTGGGATCGGGGCCGGCCGGTCGGGGAATCGGGGCTGGTGGCCTTGTGGCCCCTGCGGGTGTGGCCCCCCTGGGGTTCGGTGGGCTGGTGGGATCGGGGTCCGGTGGGACTTGGCCGGTCCGGGGGCCGGGCTGGCTGTTCGGCGGCTGGGGGTCCGGGGGCTGGTGGGGGTGGAGTTGGTGGCCGTTGGAACCGGGGCCGGGAGCCGGTGGGTTCGGGTCGGGTGGGATCGGTGGCCGGTGGGATCGGTGGCCGGTGGAGGCGGGGCCGGTGGGCTGGTGGGATCGGGGTCTGGTCCGGGGCTTGGTTGGTCGATGGCCGGTGGGGCTGGCTGGTTGGCGGTTGGCGGCCTGGTGGGAGCTGGTGGGCTGGTGGGTTGGTGGACCGGTCGGTGGGCGGGTGGCGGGTTGATTCGGGGTTGTCGGCCGTGGTGGCTGGTTGTGCTGGGGCGGGCTGGTCGGCGGTTGGTTGGCGGTTGGTTGGCCGGCGGTGCTTGGTTGGTGGTTGGTGGGGTGTGAGTGGGGTGGTGGGGTCGGTGTGGCGGGCGTTGGTGGGTTTCGGGTCGTTGTTTGTGGGGCCGTTGGTGTATGAGTTTGCTTTGGCGCCGGGGTGTGAGAGGGTGCCGGACCGCGGCCGCGGTGGCGTTGGCGGTGGTGGTCGGGGTGTGGCGGGTGTGGGGGGTGGGTTGCCGGTGGGTCATCCGGAGCGGTTGTGTGTGGGTGTTCCGTTGTCGGAGGGGGAGCGTCGGCTTGCGCGTGAGGTGTGGCCGGGGTCGGTGGCCGGTGGGCGGGTTTCCGGCGGTGATGGCTGATCCCGCCGTGTCTGGTGCGCGTGTGTCTGGATGAGGTTGGCGCCGTGGGTCGGCTGGTCGGGGATGGCCGTGCGGGGTTGGGTGTCGGTGGGTGTGTGGGTGCGGCCTCGTGAACGGTTTGTTCGAGGTGATGGCCACGGGCGGCTTTCCTCATGCTCTGTCAGAACCTGGATGAGGAGTGGGGCGCCGCGCTGGTCGAGTTGCGTGTAGCCCGGGTCGTTGATGTAGAAGGATCGACGCGGTCGTGGTGGGCGGTTGTTTTGGTGGGCTGGGGTTCGTCGGCGGTCTCGGCGAGCTGGTTGACGAGCGTGGTCGGGGGGGCCTGGGGTCCGGGTTTTGTGGTCTCGGTGTCCAGGGTGGTCGGCGGGTGGGGGCTTTTTGGTGCCGGAGTCGCTGATGGTGTCTGGGTGTGGGTCGTGCATGGTGGGTGGCTGCGGTGTTCGGCAGGCGTTGCCGTTCGTGGTGCCGGCGTCTCCTCGTCACGGGAGGTTTCCCCGGTCGCCCCGCGGCCCCCGGGGGCAGGTCGGGACAGGGTGGGGCCGGTTTCGCGGGCATGACCCTCCCGCGCCTGCGCGGCGGAGCCGACACCCGTGGACGAGTGGGGTTGGGTGGGGGGTTTCCAGTGGTGACGGTTGACTGGCTGTGTGTGGGGGCGGGCGGGTGGGTGGGGGTTTGGGAGGCGCCTGGTTTGCTGGGTGGCGGTGTTCACGAGTTTTTGACAGCACCTGAGAGGTCGTTCTCTTTCCGAACCTCGTGTGAGGTCTTTGCTGGTCAGGCATGAAGTAGCTGCTGCTGCGGGAGTCTCGGCTCGTTGCCGGGTGAGATGTCGTGGAGGTGGCGGATGCCGTCGATGCGGGCGGTTTTGGAAACGCGGCGGAAGGCCGCGGCCGCGGAGGTGAAGCAGCTCGAAGCCGAGTTGGAACGGGTGCGGGCGGCTCTGGCGGAGGCGGAAGAGGTGCACTGGTGCCGGGTGATCGGCCTGGAGCAGTATCTGGAGGCGCTGGCTGAGGAGGACGTGCCTGCCGACGTGGTCGGTGAGGGGTCGCGGAGGAAGCCGGTCGGTCCACGCCGGGCGGTGCCTCACCGGCGACAGGCGAGTGAAGTGGAGGAGTTGTCGCCGGACTATCAGGCGTTGATGGCTGCTGCGGCCGATGCGGGAGACGACGGGCTCGGTGCCCGGCGGGCGGCGGTGGTGCTGGGCTGGGACAGCGCGTCGGCCTCCCGTGTCGAGGGAGCCAGAGCACGGCTGAAGCGGCTGGTGGAACGAGGCTGGCTGGTCGAGAAGAAGGCGGGCAGATTCACGCTGCCCGCATCGGAGCAGGACCCTGGTGCCGGGCGGCCAGGCGGCGGCTCGTGAGCATGGACATCGACCACAGAATGACGGCTTCGCTGGTGTCGGTGCGCCGCTCGTAGTCACGGACCAGACGCCGGCTGCGCAGGCACCAGGCGAACGACCGTTCCACGACCCAGCGGCGGGGCAGGGCCTTAAAGCCG
Proteins encoded:
- a CDS encoding AfsR/SARP family transcriptional regulator — protein: MEIRVLGPLCGVVNGGSVVPSAGKPRQVFALLALYPGRVLPVSMLMEEVWRAELPPSAMTTLQTYIMQLRRCLGGALGAGGSERAKGVLATRHGGYVLQVPRESVDVFAYERLVGEGQEAFERGEDERAARCFRQALGLWQGPALVDVRLGPVMEIEVMRLEESRLVTVERRIDADLRLGRHGELIAELADLIARHPQHEGLHAQAMLSLYRSGRQASALDVYRRLRARLIEELGVEPSPPLQRLHQAMLAVDPELDVVAGPRRGSTFDRYAA